The following coding sequences lie in one Phenylobacterium immobile (ATCC 35973) genomic window:
- the cysN gene encoding sulfate adenylyltransferase subunit CysN, whose protein sequence is MAHVSDLIATDITAYLEAHQHKSLLRFLTCGSVDDGKSTLIGRLLYDSKMIFEDQLAALEADSKKVGTQGGEIDFALLVDGLAAEREQGITIDVAYRFFSTDKRKFIVADTPGHEQYTRNMVTGASTADAAVILIDARQGVLTQTRRHSYLVKLLGIRHVVLAINKMDLVGWSQDRFAEILADYEAFAQKIGLTDYTPIPISALRGDNITAHSDAAPWYQGPALLPFLETVDIDDDERERPFRLPVQWVNRPNLDFRGFAGLIAAGSVKPGDAVRVLPSGRTSTVSRIVTKDGDLAEAVAGQSVTLTLADEIDVSRGDVLAAADSPPEVADQFETTLVWMSDEPLLPGRPYWLKIGTKLTSAQVTDIKYKVNVNTLEHLAGKTLELNEIAVCNLSVDQPIAFDPYDQGKDTGGFILIDRMTNGTVGAGMIRFALRRSHNIHWQALDVTRASRAEAKRQKPAVLWFTGLSGAGKSAIANIVEKKLHAEGRHTYLLDGDNVRHGLNRDLGFTDADRVENIRRVAEVAKLMTDAGLIVLVSFISPFRAERDMARKLMAAGEFFETFIDTPLAVAEQRDVKGLYQKARAGELKHFTGIDSPYEAPETPELRIDTTALEPEAAADLIIARLRDAGVLSA, encoded by the coding sequence ATGGCTCACGTCTCCGACCTCATCGCCACCGACATCACCGCCTACCTTGAGGCCCACCAGCACAAGTCGCTGCTGCGGTTCCTGACCTGCGGCTCCGTCGACGACGGCAAGTCCACCTTGATCGGCCGCCTGCTCTACGACTCCAAGATGATCTTCGAGGACCAGCTGGCCGCGCTTGAGGCCGACTCCAAGAAGGTCGGCACGCAAGGCGGCGAGATCGACTTCGCCCTGCTGGTCGACGGCCTGGCCGCCGAGCGCGAGCAAGGCATCACCATCGACGTCGCCTACCGCTTCTTCTCGACAGACAAGCGCAAGTTCATCGTCGCCGACACCCCCGGCCACGAACAGTATACGCGCAACATGGTGACCGGCGCCTCGACCGCCGACGCCGCCGTCATCCTGATCGACGCGCGGCAGGGCGTACTGACCCAGACGCGGCGCCACAGCTACCTCGTGAAGCTGCTCGGCATCCGCCATGTGGTGCTGGCGATCAACAAGATGGACCTGGTGGGCTGGTCGCAGGACCGCTTCGCCGAGATCCTGGCCGACTATGAAGCCTTCGCCCAGAAGATCGGCCTGACCGACTACACCCCGATCCCGATCTCCGCCCTGCGCGGCGACAACATCACCGCTCATAGTGACGCCGCCCCTTGGTATCAGGGACCCGCGCTCCTGCCTTTCCTCGAGACCGTCGACATCGACGACGACGAACGCGAACGGCCGTTCCGCCTGCCCGTCCAGTGGGTCAACCGCCCAAACCTCGATTTCCGCGGCTTCGCAGGCCTGATCGCCGCCGGCTCGGTCAAGCCGGGCGACGCCGTGCGCGTCCTGCCGTCAGGGCGCACCTCCACCGTCTCGCGCATCGTCACCAAGGACGGCGACCTGGCGGAGGCGGTCGCCGGCCAATCAGTGACGCTCACGCTCGCTGACGAGATCGACGTCTCCCGGGGCGACGTCCTGGCCGCCGCCGACAGCCCACCCGAGGTCGCCGACCAGTTCGAGACCACCCTGGTCTGGATGTCCGACGAGCCCCTGCTTCCTGGCCGGCCCTACTGGCTGAAGATCGGTACGAAGCTGACCTCAGCCCAGGTCACCGACATCAAGTACAAGGTGAACGTCAACACCTTGGAACATCTGGCCGGTAAGACCCTCGAGCTCAACGAGATCGCCGTCTGCAACCTGTCGGTCGACCAGCCCATCGCCTTTGACCCTTACGACCAGGGCAAGGACACCGGCGGCTTCATCCTCATCGACCGGATGACCAATGGCACGGTCGGCGCGGGCATGATCCGCTTTGCGCTCCGCCGCAGCCACAACATCCACTGGCAGGCCCTCGACGTCACCCGCGCCAGCCGCGCCGAGGCCAAGCGGCAAAAGCCGGCGGTCCTGTGGTTCACCGGCCTTTCCGGCGCCGGCAAGTCGGCGATCGCCAATATCGTCGAGAAGAAGCTGCACGCCGAAGGCCGGCACACCTACCTGTTGGACGGCGACAATGTCCGCCACGGCCTGAATCGCGACCTAGGGTTCACCGACGCCGACCGCGTCGAGAACATCCGCCGCGTCGCCGAGGTCGCCAAGCTGATGACCGACGCCGGCCTGATCGTGCTGGTCTCCTTCATCTCGCCGTTCCGCGCCGAGCGAGACATGGCCCGCAAGCTGATGGCCGCGGGCGAGTTCTTTGAGACCTTTATCGACACGCCTCTCGCCGTGGCCGAGCAGCGCGACGTGAAGGGCCTCTACCAGAAGGCCCGCGCCGGAGAGCTCAAGCACTTCACCGGCATCGACAGCCCCTATGAGGCGCCGGAGACCCCTGAGCTGAGGATCGACACCACGGCCCTGGAGCCGGAGGCGGCCGCCGACCTGATCATCGCGCGCCTTCGCGACGCCGGCGTGCTCAGCGCGTGA
- the cysD gene encoding sulfate adenylyltransferase subunit CysD has product MVDPAKAAEAGVTPDRLTHLQRLEAESIHIMREVVAECENPVMLYSVGKDSAVMLHLAAKAFFPAKPPFPLLHVDTTWKFQDMYAMRERMAAELGFELLVHQNPEALAKGINPFDHGSLHTDMWKTEGLKQALDKYGFDAAFGGARRDEEKSRAKERIFSFRTAQHVWDPKNQRPELWRLYNTRKAKGESVRVFPISNWTELDIWQYIHLENIPIVPLYFSAVRPVVERDGALIMVDDDRMRLAPGEVPMQKSVRFRTLGCYPLSGAVESTAATLPEIIQEMLLTTTSERQGRKIDHDQAASMEKKKREGYF; this is encoded by the coding sequence ATGGTCGATCCCGCAAAGGCCGCCGAGGCTGGCGTCACCCCAGACCGGCTGACACACCTCCAACGTCTGGAGGCCGAAAGCATCCACATCATGCGCGAGGTCGTCGCCGAGTGCGAAAACCCGGTCATGCTCTATTCCGTCGGCAAGGACTCAGCGGTGATGCTGCACCTCGCCGCCAAGGCCTTTTTCCCAGCCAAGCCGCCCTTCCCTTTGCTGCACGTCGACACGACCTGGAAGTTCCAAGACATGTACGCCATGCGCGAGCGCATGGCCGCCGAGCTCGGCTTCGAACTCCTCGTCCACCAGAACCCAGAAGCCCTGGCCAAGGGCATCAATCCCTTCGACCACGGCTCGCTGCACACCGACATGTGGAAGACCGAGGGGCTGAAGCAGGCCCTCGACAAATATGGCTTCGACGCAGCCTTTGGCGGCGCCCGTCGCGACGAAGAGAAGTCCCGCGCCAAGGAACGCATCTTCTCCTTCCGCACCGCCCAGCACGTCTGGGATCCCAAGAACCAGCGGCCCGAGCTCTGGCGGCTCTACAACACCCGCAAGGCCAAGGGCGAGAGCGTCCGGGTCTTCCCGATCTCCAACTGGACCGAGCTGGACATCTGGCAATACATCCACCTGGAAAATATCCCCATCGTGCCGCTCTACTTCTCCGCGGTGCGCCCGGTGGTCGAGCGCGACGGCGCGCTGATCATGGTCGATGACGACCGCATGCGGCTCGCGCCCGGCGAAGTCCCGATGCAAAAGTCGGTCCGCTTCCGGACGCTCGGCTGCTACCCCTTGAGCGGCGCCGTGGAGTCCACCGCCGCCACCTTGCCCGAGATCATCCAGGAGATGCTTCTCACCACCACCTCGGAGCGCCAGGGTCGCAAGATCGACCACGATCAGGCCGCCTCGATGGAGAAGAAGAAGCGGGAAGGCTACTTCTGA
- a CDS encoding TlpA family protein disulfide reductase codes for MSGHPEKANGGPLKWALLGAGAVGVAGLIYIIGQSGTKPAEPQESAPAAQSADTSGFASKISTTNAGKPASDYPFVDAAGQPTKIAAFKGQVTVVNLWATWCAPCKIEMPTLAALQKAYDGRPVSVVAISIDKPDKAQEARNFITQHPPLKFYNDPEAKFPWEMQPAAQGLPTTIIYGKDGLERARIAGDADWAGAGPKALIDRILAEG; via the coding sequence ATGAGCGGTCATCCGGAGAAGGCGAACGGCGGACCCCTGAAGTGGGCCCTCCTCGGCGCAGGCGCGGTCGGCGTGGCCGGGCTCATCTACATCATAGGCCAGTCGGGAACCAAGCCGGCTGAACCGCAAGAATCGGCGCCGGCCGCACAGAGCGCCGATACGTCTGGATTCGCGTCCAAAATCAGCACGACCAACGCCGGCAAACCGGCCAGCGACTATCCCTTCGTCGACGCCGCTGGCCAGCCGACCAAGATCGCCGCCTTCAAGGGTCAGGTGACGGTGGTGAACCTGTGGGCGACCTGGTGCGCGCCTTGCAAGATCGAGATGCCGACGCTGGCGGCGCTGCAGAAGGCGTACGACGGCAGGCCTGTGTCCGTCGTGGCGATCAGCATCGACAAGCCGGACAAGGCCCAGGAGGCGCGCAATTTCATCACGCAGCACCCGCCGCTGAAATTCTACAATGACCCTGAGGCCAAGTTCCCGTGGGAGATGCAGCCGGCGGCCCAGGGCCTGCCGACCACCATCATCTACGGCAAGGACGGGCTGGAGCGGGCGAGAATCGCCGGTGACGCCGATTGGGCGGGCGCCGGACCGAAAGCGCTGATCGACAGGATTCTCGCCGAGGGCTGA
- a CDS encoding 3'(2'),5'-bisphosphate nucleotidase CysQ encodes MSDILSDHALAHRLAEAAGEILLAIQRSTLLDGKPLGAAGDAVANAFILRVLAEQRPEDFLLSEEAAPDPARLGKRRVWIIDPLDGTREFSEGRGDWAVHVALTEDGLPTASAVALPGLGVVLSTETPPAVPHLDNPLRFVVSRTRPPVQAEAAAKAMGAELVPMGSAGAKTMAVVRGEAHAYIHSGGQYEWDSCAPVGVAQAAGLHVSRIDGSPLIYNRQDPYLPDLLVCRKDLVERLLAAIAAA; translated from the coding sequence GTGAGCGACATCCTGTCGGACCACGCGCTCGCCCACCGCCTGGCTGAGGCCGCGGGCGAGATCCTACTGGCGATCCAGCGCTCCACGTTGCTCGACGGCAAGCCGTTGGGCGCGGCTGGCGACGCCGTGGCCAACGCCTTCATCCTGCGGGTCCTCGCCGAACAGCGACCTGAGGATTTCCTGCTGTCGGAGGAGGCCGCCCCCGATCCGGCCCGCCTCGGCAAGCGCCGGGTCTGGATCATTGATCCCCTCGACGGGACCCGGGAGTTCTCGGAAGGCCGCGGCGACTGGGCCGTTCACGTCGCCCTGACCGAAGACGGACTGCCCACGGCCAGCGCCGTCGCCCTGCCGGGACTTGGCGTCGTGCTCTCCACTGAAACACCGCCCGCCGTGCCGCACTTGGACAACCCTCTGCGCTTCGTCGTCAGCCGCACACGCCCACCGGTGCAAGCTGAGGCCGCCGCCAAGGCCATGGGGGCGGAACTCGTGCCCATGGGCTCGGCGGGCGCAAAGACCATGGCCGTCGTCCGCGGCGAGGCCCACGCCTACATCCATTCCGGCGGTCAGTATGAGTGGGACAGCTGCGCCCCTGTCGGCGTCGCCCAGGCCGCGGGCCTGCATGTCAGCCGCATCGACGGATCCCCGCTGATCTATAACCGCCAGGACCCCTACCTGCCGGACCTGCTGGTCTGTCGCAAAGACCTGGTCGAGCGGCTGCTGGCGGCGATCGCGGCGGCGTAA
- the argH gene encoding argininosuccinate lyase encodes MTDDSSDAAKPTGQPTGPAPKGQAMWGGRFADKPAELMQAINVSIGFDKRLAAQDLAGSRAHAEMLRTTGVISAEDEAQIQAGLKTIGEEIEGGVFPFREEYEDIHMNVEARLRELIGPPAGRLHTARSRNDQVAVDFRMWVRDACDQTGDQLRRLQRALLNKAEAHAADLMPGFTHLQPAQPVTFGHHLMAYVEMFGRDASRFADARTRMNESPLGAAALAGSPFPIDRFQTAKALGFDRPTANSLDSVSDRDFALESLAAAAICAIHLSRLAEEIVIWMTPQFGFITLSDAFTTGSSIMPQKKNPDAAELVRAKAGRLLASFTHLAVVMKGLPLTYSKDMQEDKEPTFEAFDALRLSIAAMTGMIADLTANTGRMSAAAGAGFSTATDLADWLVRELNLPFREAHHITGSAVKLAETLGVDLPGLPLAELQALEPRITASVYEVLTPEASASSRRSYGGASPEQVRVQIQRWKEILA; translated from the coding sequence ATGACCGACGACTCCTCTGACGCTGCAAAGCCCACTGGCCAACCGACGGGACCGGCGCCCAAAGGTCAAGCCATGTGGGGCGGCCGGTTCGCTGACAAGCCGGCCGAGCTGATGCAGGCGATTAACGTCTCCATCGGTTTCGACAAGCGTCTCGCTGCACAGGATCTCGCCGGTTCACGGGCGCACGCCGAGATGCTGCGCACAACCGGCGTGATCTCCGCCGAGGACGAGGCCCAGATCCAGGCGGGTCTTAAGACGATCGGCGAAGAGATCGAGGGCGGAGTGTTTCCCTTCCGCGAGGAATACGAAGACATCCATATGAACGTTGAGGCGCGCTTGCGGGAACTAATCGGCCCGCCAGCCGGCCGGTTGCACACGGCGCGTTCGCGCAACGACCAGGTGGCCGTCGACTTCCGGATGTGGGTCCGCGACGCCTGCGACCAGACCGGCGATCAGCTTCGCCGCCTGCAACGCGCCCTGCTGAACAAGGCCGAGGCTCACGCCGCCGACCTGATGCCAGGCTTCACCCATCTGCAACCTGCCCAGCCGGTCACGTTCGGCCATCACCTGATGGCCTATGTCGAGATGTTCGGCCGCGACGCCTCACGGTTCGCCGATGCGCGAACGCGGATGAACGAAAGCCCCCTGGGCGCGGCTGCGCTCGCCGGTTCGCCCTTCCCCATCGACCGCTTCCAGACCGCCAAGGCGCTCGGCTTCGACCGGCCCACGGCCAACTCGCTGGACAGTGTCTCCGACCGCGACTTCGCCCTGGAGAGCCTGGCCGCTGCGGCGATCTGCGCCATCCACCTGTCGCGCCTGGCCGAGGAAATCGTCATCTGGATGACGCCGCAGTTCGGCTTCATCACGCTGTCGGACGCCTTCACCACCGGCTCGTCGATCATGCCGCAAAAGAAAAACCCCGACGCCGCTGAGCTCGTGCGCGCCAAGGCCGGGCGTCTCTTGGCCTCCTTCACCCACCTCGCCGTGGTGATGAAAGGCCTGCCTTTGACCTATTCAAAGGACATGCAGGAGGACAAGGAGCCCACCTTCGAGGCCTTCGACGCGCTTCGCCTCTCGATCGCCGCCATGACCGGAATGATCGCCGACCTGACCGCCAATACTGGCCGCATGTCCGCGGCCGCAGGCGCGGGCTTCTCCACCGCCACCGACTTGGCCGATTGGCTGGTGCGCGAATTGAACCTGCCGTTCCGGGAAGCGCACCACATCACCGGTTCGGCTGTGAAGTTGGCCGAGACTCTCGGCGTCGACCTGCCGGGCCTGCCGCTCGCCGAATTGCAGGCCTTGGAGCCGAGGATCACCGCCAGCGTTTACGAGGTCTTGACCCCGGAGGCTTCAGCGTCCAGCCGCAGGAGCTATGGTGGCGCTTCGCCTGAGCAGGTGCGCGTTCAGATCCAACGCTGGAAGGAGATTCTCGCATGA